The genomic region TTATCAATTCACAAATCAGAGAGGGGGATGAAGCCTAATGGCAGAAAAAGCAGCAACAAACCGGCCACAAGGTGGTCACGGTCCAGGTCGCGGCATGGGTGGCGTCGTTGAAAAGCCTAAGAATTTCTGGGGCACAACTAATCGTTTATTGAAATACATGTCGAGCCGTTTAATTGCCTTAGTATTTGTCATTGTTTTGGCGATTGTCTCCGTTATTTTCCAGATTAGAACGCCCAAAGTTTTAGGGGAAGCAACAACTGAAATCTTTAAAGGGGTGATGAAAGGCAATGCCATGCAAAAAGCTGGGATTGCAATGGATCGCTTACCAATTGATTTCGATAAGATTCAACACATTATCATGACGGTGATCTTGATGTATCTTGCTTCAGCCGTCTTCAGTTTCTTACAACAATTTATTATGACGCGGATTTCACAACAAACCGTCTATGAATTGCGTAAGGAATTGAAAGATAAGATGCAACGAGTGCCAATCAATTATTACGATACCCATTCAAACGGGGATATCATGAGTCGTGCGATTAATGATATGGATAATATTGCCAGCACGCTACAACAAAGTTTAACGCAAATGGTGACCAGCACGGTAACGTTTATCGGTGTTTTATGGATGATGCTGACGATCAGTTGGCAATTAACGCTGATTGCTTTGGTCACAATTCCGTTGAGTTTAATTGTCGTTGGGATTGTCGCACCTAAGTCGCAAAAATTCTTTGCTGCACAACAAAAGAGTTTAGGCTTATTAAATAATCAAATCGAAGAAAACTTTTCCGGTCAAGTGGTCTTGAAGACCTTTAACCGGGAACAAGTGACGATTGATACGTTTGAAGAACAAAATGAAAAGTTGTATAAAGCTGCTTGGAAAGCCCAATTTATCTCTGGGGTGATCATGCCATTGATGACTTTCGTCAATAACTTAGGGTACGTCTTCGTTGCGATTATCGGTGGGATTCGCGTCTCACACGGTCAAGTCACATTAGGGGACATGCAGGCTTTCATGCAATATACACAACAATTCTCACAACCAATCTCACAATTGGCTAACTTGGCAAACACAATTCAATCAACGATTGCTTCAGCTGAACGGGTTTTTGCTGTTTTAGATGAAGAAGATATGTCTGAAGAACCTTCAACTGTCCCAGTTGTGCAAGATGATGCCAACCAATTAGAAATGGAACATGTTGAATTTGGTTACCAAGGCAAGGATCTCTTGTTGACGGACTATAATTTACAAGTTAAACCGGGCCAAATGATCGCGATTGTTGGTCCTACCGGGG from Latilactobacillus sakei subsp. sakei DSM 20017 = JCM 1157 harbors:
- a CDS encoding ABC transporter ATP-binding protein, with the protein product MAEKAATNRPQGGHGPGRGMGGVVEKPKNFWGTTNRLLKYMSSRLIALVFVIVLAIVSVIFQIRTPKVLGEATTEIFKGVMKGNAMQKAGIAMDRLPIDFDKIQHIIMTVILMYLASAVFSFLQQFIMTRISQQTVYELRKELKDKMQRVPINYYDTHSNGDIMSRAINDMDNIASTLQQSLTQMVTSTVTFIGVLWMMLTISWQLTLIALVTIPLSLIVVGIVAPKSQKFFAAQQKSLGLLNNQIEENFSGQVVLKTFNREQVTIDTFEEQNEKLYKAAWKAQFISGVIMPLMTFVNNLGYVFVAIIGGIRVSHGQVTLGDMQAFMQYTQQFSQPISQLANLANTIQSTIASAERVFAVLDEEDMSEEPSTVPVVQDDANQLEMEHVEFGYQGKDLLLTDYNLQVKPGQMIAIVGPTGAGKTTIINLLERFYDVSGGSIKLKGVDTRDMSREELRSHFAMVLQDTWLFTGTIWDNLKYGNESASDEAILAAAKAAHVDGFVRQLPEGYNTVLNEEASNISQGQRQLLTIARAFVADPDILILDEATSSVDTRTEIHIQHAMERLLQNRTSFVVAHRLSTIRDADNIIVMNHGSIMETGTHDESMVQDGFYADLYNSQFSGNVEI